From a single Paenibacillus sp. FSL R5-0345 genomic region:
- a CDS encoding TIGR00730 family Rossman fold protein, whose protein sequence is MAFTVCVFAGSNPGLNSEYTEMARELGYHIAAQGCRLVYGGSRNGLMGQVADGVLANGGEVVGIMPVDLFKDEIRHSGLTKLIEVSSMHERKAIMSGMADAFIALPGGLGTFDELFEILCWMQIGIHQKPIGLLNIRGYFNPLLAMISHSVSEGFAPKNALKMLDMNSDPEYLLELMRGQVDHSNKGNGNARFPSQR, encoded by the coding sequence ATGGCATTTACAGTATGTGTGTTCGCCGGATCGAATCCAGGTCTTAACTCAGAATATACGGAAATGGCTAGAGAATTGGGTTATCATATAGCTGCACAAGGATGTAGGCTGGTTTACGGAGGTTCAAGAAATGGCCTTATGGGACAGGTGGCGGACGGAGTGTTGGCAAATGGTGGTGAAGTCGTCGGTATCATGCCCGTGGATCTTTTTAAAGATGAAATCAGGCATTCTGGGCTGACGAAATTGATTGAGGTTTCTAGTATGCATGAACGTAAGGCGATAATGAGCGGTATGGCCGATGCATTTATTGCCCTGCCGGGTGGTCTTGGAACCTTTGATGAGTTATTTGAGATCCTATGCTGGATGCAGATTGGGATTCATCAGAAGCCTATTGGACTGCTGAATATTAGAGGTTATTTTAATCCGCTGCTAGCCATGATCTCTCATAGTGTAAGTGAAGGGTTTGCTCCAAAAAATGCGTTGAAAATGTTAGATATGAACTCTGATCCCGAATATTTGCTTGAACTGATGAGAGGTCAAGTTGATCATAGTAATAAAGGGAATGGGAACGCTAGATTTCCTTCACAGCGTTGA
- a CDS encoding stalk domain-containing protein, with protein MATVSVPQANAAPSSAKLSGIKEIVAAPGFWGGSSFALGKDGTVWAWGSNMFGQFANGTAGPEGWTITPHSIAALEHTKQLEIGGAYFVALKEDGTVTAWGDYQDKSAAEAGNGASSKQHRVMLPQVISGMTDVVSVTSGLYNTLALKKDGSVLQWSPPDASNVGYTELPAATKVQGLSEVKWIGNSIYQAEIRTNGTLWTWSANPQIENTQAVKKPIAVKDLYHVKSVSMSDRSILALTESGSVWGTIDSNNYNEITMKKMPGLSNIVSVQTKNGFNLVANKKGEYWVWEAGTLMHGLQKITTLKQISKLTLDLGGFAAVKKDGTVWTWSTNNVTDSKWVFTQPKQIKGLSNPVSFVSGENSKYAVLKDGTAVAWGTNMFGQLGISAVDSRPFTLSPILKPVTVIVDGKKIDSVQSAIFIDGSVKVPIREVAESLGYTLSWEGEMTLSKEGKKITFKEEGAIKVSYTSLVPAAALAKALGVTAEWNSTLYQLTLHTKR; from the coding sequence ATGGCTACAGTGTCAGTTCCACAAGCGAATGCAGCTCCATCATCTGCTAAGCTGAGCGGAATTAAGGAAATTGTTGCTGCGCCTGGTTTTTGGGGTGGCAGCTCCTTTGCATTAGGAAAGGACGGAACCGTTTGGGCCTGGGGAAGTAATATGTTTGGACAGTTTGCGAATGGAACAGCAGGACCAGAGGGATGGACGATTACTCCACACAGTATAGCAGCGCTTGAACATACGAAGCAGCTAGAGATCGGTGGGGCTTATTTTGTAGCGTTGAAGGAAGATGGAACGGTTACGGCTTGGGGAGATTATCAGGACAAGAGTGCAGCGGAAGCTGGAAATGGGGCAAGCTCCAAACAACATAGGGTTATGCTGCCTCAGGTGATCTCGGGGATGACGGATGTAGTTAGTGTAACCTCAGGACTATACAATACTTTAGCTTTAAAAAAGGATGGGAGCGTACTCCAGTGGAGTCCTCCAGACGCTTCTAATGTAGGGTACACAGAGCTGCCTGCTGCCACGAAGGTGCAGGGCTTAAGTGAGGTGAAGTGGATCGGGAACAGTATTTATCAGGCCGAGATTCGAACTAACGGTACCCTGTGGACTTGGAGCGCTAACCCGCAAATAGAGAATACACAAGCGGTGAAGAAACCGATCGCAGTTAAGGATTTATACCATGTGAAGTCCGTTTCAATGAGTGATCGCAGCATACTGGCTTTAACCGAAAGTGGAAGCGTCTGGGGAACGATTGACAGCAATAATTATAATGAAATTACGATGAAAAAGATGCCAGGTCTTTCGAATATTGTATCCGTTCAGACGAAAAATGGATTCAATCTTGTTGCTAATAAAAAAGGAGAATACTGGGTATGGGAAGCTGGTACCTTGATGCACGGCCTACAAAAGATCACAACCTTAAAGCAGATATCTAAACTTACGCTGGATTTAGGCGGCTTTGCAGCGGTTAAGAAAGATGGTACCGTGTGGACATGGAGTACTAATAATGTAACCGACAGCAAATGGGTCTTCACTCAGCCAAAGCAAATTAAAGGCTTGAGCAATCCGGTTTCTTTTGTTAGCGGTGAGAATAGTAAGTATGCAGTCTTGAAGGATGGAACTGCCGTGGCTTGGGGGACGAATATGTTTGGACAACTCGGAATAAGCGCTGTTGATTCACGTCCTTTTACTTTATCTCCTATTTTGAAACCTGTTACGGTAATTGTTGATGGGAAGAAAATCGACTCCGTACAGTCTGCTATTTTTATAGATGGAAGTGTAAAAGTACCGATTAGGGAAGTAGCGGAAAGTCTTGGCTACACACTCTCATGGGAGGGAGAAATGACGCTCTCGAAAGAAGGGAAGAAAATCACTTTTAAAGAAGAGGGAGCCATTAAAGTAAGTTATACTTCACTTGTTCCAGCGGCAGCTTTGGCTAAGGCACTAGGTGTTACTGCTGAGTGGAATAGTACACTGTACCAATTAACGTTACATACAAAAAGATGA
- a CDS encoding lytic polysaccharide monooxygenase has product MMKVNMKTSSIAKKAAPIIITAGVIAGVGLIIDTDKAFGHGYVSEPASRAKLGAANNVGSVQYEPQSLEAPKGFPLAGPADGKIASAGGMFGGILDQQTSDRWIKHDMVGGLNDITWYITAQHRTTKWHYYITKKGWNPNAPIKRSDLELIGTFENGGKQPERSVTHKVNVPTDRSGYHVILAVWDIDDTANAFYQVIDVNLKNGDLGPGVQPDTEKPSTVTGLHTMSVESSTVDLMWDAATDNVGVDHYLIYRGENIGNAKQVGISSTTSYKDITVGSGKIYTYYIVAVDRAGNTSGSSNIIVVSTPNPEEVIPPVETADTVKPSMVEGLHTMSVKHNSVNLMWNVARDNVGVDHYVVYRDGVKLTQTKETSYTDLTVQASTTYNYYVRAVDAAGNISDKSSLYTVTTLVKPVLPDVAAWNASGLYIVGTKVEYKGNLYEARVTFRSYGDNNWNPESALSLWKLVTK; this is encoded by the coding sequence ATGATGAAAGTAAACATGAAGACCAGCAGTATCGCAAAAAAGGCTGCTCCAATTATAATTACAGCTGGGGTTATTGCCGGAGTTGGACTTATTATCGATACCGATAAAGCATTTGGACACGGTTATGTATCCGAACCTGCAAGTCGTGCGAAGCTTGGTGCAGCGAATAATGTGGGTTCTGTTCAATATGAGCCACAGAGTCTAGAGGCGCCAAAAGGCTTCCCATTGGCGGGTCCTGCGGACGGGAAGATAGCATCAGCGGGTGGCATGTTCGGAGGAATTCTGGATCAACAAACAAGTGATCGCTGGATTAAACATGATATGGTTGGCGGATTAAATGACATCACTTGGTATATTACAGCACAACATAGAACAACAAAATGGCATTACTATATTACGAAAAAAGGTTGGAATCCTAATGCACCGATTAAACGTTCTGACTTAGAGCTTATTGGAACTTTTGAGAATGGCGGTAAACAGCCTGAGCGTTCTGTGACACATAAAGTAAATGTCCCAACTGACCGCAGTGGATATCATGTTATTTTGGCTGTGTGGGATATTGATGATACAGCAAATGCCTTCTACCAAGTGATTGATGTGAATCTAAAAAACGGTGATTTAGGACCTGGGGTACAACCAGATACAGAGAAGCCGTCGACGGTAACAGGGTTACACACGATGAGTGTAGAATCGAGCACTGTAGACCTTATGTGGGATGCTGCAACAGATAACGTAGGCGTAGATCATTACTTGATTTACCGCGGTGAGAACATTGGTAATGCGAAACAAGTTGGTATTTCCTCAACAACGAGCTATAAAGACATAACTGTAGGATCCGGCAAAATCTATACATATTACATCGTAGCTGTGGATCGTGCAGGAAACACGTCAGGCTCAAGTAATATTATTGTTGTTAGCACACCAAACCCGGAAGAGGTTATCCCTCCAGTGGAAACAGCAGATACTGTGAAGCCTTCGATGGTTGAGGGGCTGCATACCATGTCAGTGAAACACAATAGTGTTAATCTAATGTGGAACGTCGCCCGAGATAATGTAGGTGTTGATCATTATGTTGTATATCGGGATGGTGTTAAACTGACCCAAACCAAGGAAACTTCCTATACGGATTTAACGGTACAAGCTTCCACTACGTACAATTATTATGTGAGAGCTGTGGACGCTGCTGGTAATATTTCAGACAAGAGCTCTTTGTATACAGTCACAACCCTTGTGAAACCCGTATTACCAGATGTAGCAGCTTGGAATGCATCCGGGTTGTATATTGTTGGAACAAAAGTTGAATACAAGGGTAACCTTTATGAAGCTCGAGTGACATTTAGAAGTTATGGTGATAATAACTGGAATCCGGAGTCGGCATTATCACTCTGGAAATTAGTAACGAAATAA
- a CDS encoding tetratricopeptide repeat protein yields MLKFIGVLLLFRLVGNPFLAIFILLLILYFLDRRYVGIFPSITKPFKRMRQISKLRTTISLNPNDVSSKFDLARSLAERKKYRESKDLLLQIEDRYEQSAEYWVELGHVNLKLGALEEGEAQMLRGLEINSKARYGQPYLWLAETFRHTDHDKALHYVTQYQEIQSSSSEAYYLAGSMYKALGRSEDAKRAFEESTAVYRSLPKYKKRQERGWALRSFFAKMK; encoded by the coding sequence ATGCTTAAATTTATTGGTGTTTTACTGCTCTTCAGATTAGTGGGCAACCCTTTTCTGGCTATATTCATCCTGCTTCTTATCTTATATTTCTTGGATCGACGATATGTGGGCATCTTCCCCAGTATTACAAAGCCCTTCAAAAGAATGCGTCAAATTTCCAAGCTGCGTACAACCATTTCTTTGAATCCTAATGATGTCTCATCCAAATTTGATTTAGCTCGGAGTTTGGCTGAACGTAAAAAATACAGGGAATCAAAGGATCTCCTACTCCAAATCGAGGACCGTTATGAACAATCTGCTGAATATTGGGTAGAGCTTGGACATGTGAATCTAAAGCTGGGCGCTTTGGAGGAAGGCGAGGCACAGATGCTTCGAGGTCTGGAGATCAACAGTAAGGCCCGATATGGACAGCCTTATCTTTGGTTAGCTGAAACTTTTCGCCATACGGATCATGATAAAGCATTACATTACGTTACTCAGTATCAAGAAATCCAGTCTTCTTCCTCTGAGGCGTATTATCTAGCCGGCTCTATGTATAAAGCACTTGGCAGATCAGAAGATGCGAAACGAGCGTTCGAAGAATCCACCGCTGTTTATCGTTCACTGCCGAAATATAAAAAACGGCAAGAACGCGGTTGGGCGTTACGCAGCTTTTTCGCCAAGATGAAATAA